One Brockia lithotrophica genomic region harbors:
- a CDS encoding ABC transporter ATP-binding protein, with translation MLHDIELNLGPGFHVLLGPNGAGKTTLFRVLAGVLRPWRGEVRIEGRDLARDLSVRTKVAYVPQRDTLYPSLTVRDNLIFFAQMYGLSEDVARQRVNDVVEELELGEFLMQAAGTLSGGQKRRVNLARALLATPRVLLLDEPTTGLDPILARSVRRLLQGLAREGQLILTATHNLYEAAELAEAVILIHRGRIIHRGSVEDLKGRLGMRRVGFRTTGDPRPVFAQLGLESRLEGGLWVTEVSEEEQVSRAVSALVTSGLSVLEVRELDNPLESLFDDLTAGRL, from the coding sequence GTGCTGCACGACATCGAGCTCAACCTTGGTCCGGGTTTTCACGTACTCTTGGGCCCGAACGGCGCCGGCAAGACCACCCTCTTTCGGGTGCTGGCCGGTGTGCTGAGGCCGTGGCGGGGCGAGGTGCGCATTGAAGGGAGAGATTTGGCGCGAGATCTTTCGGTGCGTACCAAAGTCGCCTACGTCCCGCAACGAGACACGCTCTACCCCTCGCTGACGGTACGCGACAATTTGATCTTTTTTGCCCAGATGTACGGTCTTTCGGAGGATGTGGCACGGCAGCGTGTGAACGATGTTGTGGAAGAGCTGGAGTTGGGAGAGTTCTTGATGCAGGCCGCGGGCACCTTAAGCGGCGGTCAGAAGCGCCGGGTCAACCTGGCCCGGGCGCTTCTCGCCACCCCTCGGGTGCTTCTTTTGGATGAACCCACCACGGGTCTCGATCCGATCTTGGCGCGCAGCGTGCGCCGGCTGCTTCAAGGGTTGGCCCGAGAGGGCCAACTCATCCTAACGGCTACCCACAACCTGTACGAGGCAGCCGAACTCGCGGAAGCGGTGATCCTCATTCACCGCGGACGGATCATCCACCGAGGTTCTGTGGAGGATCTGAAGGGACGTTTGGGCATGCGGCGCGTGGGTTTCCGTACGACGGGAGACCCTCGCCCCGTGTTCGCCCAGCTGGGACTTGAAAGCCGTCTGGAGGGAGGACTTTGGGTCACGGAGGTGTCTGAGGAGGAACAGGTGTCCCGAGCGGTGTCCGCTTTGGTCACATCCGGATTGTCCGTCTTGGAGGTGAGAGAACTTGACAACCCCCTCGAGTCTCTCTTCGACGACCTCACCGCCGGGCGCCTTTAG
- a CDS encoding ABC transporter, ATP-binding protein: MTKAALVEAEGVTRWFGAVPGIQDADLRVAAGEIVALVGPNGAGKTTLLNLCAGILPPSRGRLRVLDYTWGNDPESRHSGSLPPDLWRLRRHLGFVPASHEVPERLTAREFLRFIAALYEVPRPEADAAIERWLAYLDLSGAADRLMKGYSHGMRKKVQLAAALLPRPRVFICDEPTSGLDPEMVVLLRDLFHALAQQGVAVVLATHDLPFAERVAHRFYFIHGSRIVAQGSAEELKTRYHAPDLAEAFLLAVGGGERRKLLHELVAHQPMETP, encoded by the coding sequence ATGACGAAGGCGGCGCTAGTGGAGGCGGAAGGCGTCACCCGATGGTTCGGGGCAGTACCTGGCATCCAGGATGCCGACCTTAGGGTAGCGGCGGGCGAGATCGTCGCCTTGGTGGGTCCCAACGGGGCCGGCAAAACCACCCTTTTGAACCTCTGCGCCGGGATCCTTCCACCCTCTCGCGGCCGCCTTAGGGTCCTGGACTACACTTGGGGAAACGATCCCGAGTCCCGCCACTCAGGCTCCCTTCCTCCCGACCTCTGGCGCCTGCGCCGCCATCTGGGTTTCGTTCCGGCTTCCCACGAGGTACCCGAGCGCCTTACCGCTCGGGAATTCCTCCGATTTATCGCCGCCCTTTACGAAGTACCCCGCCCCGAAGCGGACGCCGCCATCGAACGATGGCTGGCCTACCTGGATCTGTCGGGCGCAGCCGACCGCCTCATGAAGGGGTATTCCCACGGCATGCGCAAAAAGGTTCAGCTGGCCGCGGCCCTCCTTCCCCGGCCTCGTGTCTTCATCTGCGACGAACCCACCTCGGGGCTGGACCCGGAGATGGTGGTGCTCTTGCGGGACCTCTTTCATGCCCTGGCGCAGCAAGGGGTAGCTGTGGTGCTGGCGACCCACGACCTGCCCTTTGCCGAAAGGGTAGCTCACCGGTTCTACTTCATCCATGGAAGCCGCATAGTGGCCCAGGGTTCTGCGGAGGAACTGAAGACCCGATACCACGCCCCCGACCTTGCGGAAGCCTTTCTCCTCGCGGTGGGCGGCGGGGAGAGGAGGAAGCTTCTCCATGAACTGGTGGCTCATCAGCCGATGGAGACTCCTTGA
- a CDS encoding PaaD-like protein (DUF59) involved in Fe-S cluster assembly — translation MLAGTMYEELQLAPIAFVGPFTEEEKNQLIEALMGVVDPEIGMDIVNLGLVYELHKDESGRLKVVMTLTAVGCPLAPAIVGDVRRALLGLEKYSDVEVELAYSPPWDRSRLSRVAKMALGLY, via the coding sequence GTGCTGGCGGGGACCATGTACGAAGAACTTCAGCTCGCACCGATCGCGTTTGTCGGTCCGTTTACGGAGGAGGAAAAAAACCAGCTCATAGAAGCCCTCATGGGCGTCGTCGATCCCGAGATCGGGATGGACATCGTAAACCTCGGGCTCGTGTACGAACTTCACAAAGACGAGTCCGGTCGCCTCAAGGTCGTCATGACGCTCACGGCGGTGGGATGCCCCCTCGCCCCGGCGATCGTAGGAGACGTACGCCGGGCTCTTCTCGGGTTGGAGAAGTACAGCGACGTGGAAGTCGAGCTCGCGTACTCTCCGCCGTGGGATCGTAGCCGCCTTTCGCGCGTGGCCAAGATGGCATTGGGCTTGTACTGA
- a CDS encoding Transcriptional regulator, ArsR family has protein sequence MSLTRVFKALGDDTRRRILKLLRERDLTAGEIAAHFAVSWPTISHHLSVLKQAQLVQDYRRGQNIYYTLNTTVFQEVVAWAMDFAADAATEGRPPAGDDEKGSERSEKSWQRTIQKPTLFPGKT, from the coding sequence ATGTCTCTAACACGCGTATTCAAGGCACTTGGGGACGACACGCGGCGGCGGATTCTGAAGCTCCTTAGGGAAAGGGACCTTACCGCCGGCGAGATCGCGGCACACTTTGCCGTTTCTTGGCCCACGATTTCCCACCACTTGAGTGTCCTTAAGCAAGCTCAACTCGTTCAGGACTATCGTCGTGGACAGAACATCTACTACACCCTCAACACCACGGTCTTTCAAGAGGTCGTGGCTTGGGCGATGGATTTTGCCGCAGATGCCGCAACCGAGGGGCGTCCCCCGGCGGGCGACGACGAAAAGGGGAGCGAAAGGAGCGAGAAGTCGTGGCAAAGGACGATACAGAAACCTACACTCTTTCCCGGAAAAACCTGA